A window from Pseudobutyrivibrio ruminis HUN009 encodes these proteins:
- a CDS encoding GH39 family glycosyl hydrolase, with translation MNSFNQFKVNVYRNISEPQHLHTDVELLYIVEGTINVKIKDTVFTLGRDDVMVINSSIQHSIETVEKSIVCSIMYDYQILVHMLKKPNSFFLCNSSVDKTKSYKEIINSCRDIIYQEVTSFKRTDSLKYSMLYKLLDELIEHHMVDDTNTEISENFDADEKLQIIIHYVHTNYQDGISLSDLAKQMYTSTSTLSRLFKKQTGTYFAEYVNQVRTRYAIDELLYTEKNMTKIAMDCGFSNASAFTKVFRDIYNMAPTEYRQKMKGQVEKNTNNIDEDVKKIIQADYKWNETSVDIEPKVVEEIDVKQSSDLKRSWNKLFNVGFIHDILNANVQYHIQYLAKEIGFTYARIFMVFNTKTMVSDGVTVGDYNFDMIFEALDFLVENRITPWLDFTNRPYANVTNSEETAWFEDISIKYKDRRVWENLYKSFFRSLVRRYGEKEVSRWRFEVGMEGVHAAYTNLTDDRKNFGEAFSCISKELKAVAPDAQLGYCTGAGVTGTVDVSDLEKDIAMLYAQENKPDFLSALFFPYMTKHYTVDSVKKTGFVRSADRDFEGHEFEKLYGIMDKLNIPHEKLVVSEWNITVSNQNYLNDSCFRGCVLIRNIVKHAMEAEIFGMWIATDWQCNSYSARRVINGGGGLVSKETIRKPIFYALKMLNRLGSKVIARGDNYIVTRVADDEYQIICFNTVWYNSSYFIDAENQSTVEDAKAYFDPHDNKKLEIKLKGVSENSGYYVKKRTVNQDNGSIIDEWAKFDNDSRLERSDVKFLRDKCVPDLSRTLIKSKGNVLTLNIDLQAEEFCALHIFPEF, from the coding sequence ATGAACAGTTTCAATCAGTTTAAGGTAAACGTATATAGAAATATCTCTGAACCTCAGCATCTTCATACTGATGTTGAATTATTGTATATAGTTGAGGGGACTATAAATGTAAAAATAAAAGATACCGTCTTTACACTTGGCCGTGATGATGTAATGGTTATCAATTCCAGTATCCAGCACAGCATAGAGACGGTTGAGAAAAGTATAGTATGTTCAATTATGTACGATTATCAAATATTAGTGCATATGTTGAAAAAGCCAAACAGCTTCTTTTTGTGCAACAGTTCAGTAGATAAAACAAAGTCTTATAAAGAAATAATTAATAGTTGTCGTGACATTATATATCAGGAGGTCACTTCCTTTAAAAGAACAGACAGCCTTAAATATAGTATGCTCTACAAGCTTCTTGATGAGCTGATTGAGCATCATATGGTGGATGATACAAACACAGAAATATCAGAGAACTTCGATGCAGATGAAAAGCTTCAAATCATCATCCACTATGTACATACAAATTATCAGGACGGCATCAGCCTTTCTGATTTAGCGAAGCAGATGTATACCTCTACTTCGACTCTGTCTCGATTGTTCAAGAAACAGACTGGTACATACTTTGCAGAATATGTTAATCAGGTAAGAACTCGCTATGCCATAGACGAGCTTTTATACACTGAAAAGAACATGACAAAGATTGCCATGGATTGCGGTTTCTCAAATGCTTCTGCATTTACAAAGGTATTCAGAGACATATACAACATGGCTCCTACTGAGTATCGTCAAAAGATGAAGGGGCAGGTAGAAAAAAATACAAACAACATTGATGAGGATGTTAAAAAGATTATTCAGGCAGACTATAAATGGAATGAAACATCCGTTGATATAGAACCTAAAGTAGTGGAGGAAATCGATGTTAAGCAGTCATCTGATTTAAAGCGCAGCTGGAATAAGCTTTTCAATGTTGGATTTATTCATGATATTTTAAATGCCAATGTTCAGTACCACATTCAATATTTGGCAAAAGAAATAGGTTTCACATATGCCAGAATCTTTATGGTATTCAACACAAAGACAATGGTATCTGATGGTGTTACTGTCGGAGATTACAACTTTGACATGATTTTTGAAGCCTTGGATTTCTTGGTAGAAAACAGAATTACTCCATGGCTTGATTTTACAAATCGACCATATGCCAATGTTACTAATTCTGAGGAGACAGCATGGTTCGAAGATATTTCTATCAAATATAAGGATAGGCGAGTTTGGGAAAATCTTTACAAATCATTCTTCAGAAGTCTGGTACGTAGATACGGAGAAAAGGAAGTATCTAGATGGCGTTTTGAAGTAGGTATGGAAGGTGTCCATGCTGCTTACACAAACCTTACAGATGATAGAAAGAACTTTGGTGAAGCATTTTCATGTATCTCCAAAGAGCTTAAAGCTGTAGCACCAGATGCTCAGTTAGGATACTGCACAGGTGCTGGCGTTACTGGAACTGTAGACGTAAGCGATTTGGAAAAGGATATTGCTATGCTATATGCACAGGAGAATAAACCTGATTTCTTATCAGCATTATTCTTCCCATACATGACTAAGCATTACACGGTTGATTCAGTTAAAAAGACTGGATTCGTTCGTTCGGCGGACAGAGATTTTGAAGGTCATGAATTTGAAAAGCTATATGGCATAATGGACAAATTAAACATCCCTCATGAAAAGCTTGTTGTTAGTGAATGGAATATTACAGTATCCAACCAAAACTATCTAAATGATAGCTGTTTCAGAGGCTGTGTCCTTATCAGAAATATTGTAAAGCATGCAATGGAAGCAGAAATATTTGGTATGTGGATTGCAACAGACTGGCAGTGTAACTCTTATTCAGCTAGAAGAGTAATCAATGGTGGTGGCGGATTAGTTTCAAAAGAAACAATCAGAAAGCCAATTTTCTATGCACTAAAGATGCTAAACCGTCTTGGCTCAAAGGTAATTGCGCGAGGTGATAACTACATTGTCACAAGAGTTGCAGATGATGAATATCAAATCATTTGTTTCAATACTGTTTGGTACAATTCTAGCTATTTTATTGATGCTGAAAACCAGTCTACTGTAGAAGATGCAAAGGCATACTTTGATCCTCATGATAATAAAAAGCTGGAAATCAAATTAAAGGGTGTTAGTGAAAATAGCGGATACTACGTCAAGAAGAGAACTGTAAACCAGGATAATGGTTCTATTATTGATGAATGGGCAAAGTTCGATAACGATAGCAGACTTGAAAGATCAGACGTTAAGTTTCTTCGCGACAAGTGCGTTCCAGATTTATCAAGAACACTCATTAAATCAAAGGGCAATGTACTTACTTTAAACATTGATTTGCAGGCTGAGGAGTTCTGTGCACTGCATATATTCCCTGAGTTTTAA
- a CDS encoding Gfo/Idh/MocA family protein yields the protein METIRIGIIGHGFMGHEHETMLTKLDGYKVVGISDIDPKQLEDVKEGIKRYSSNEEMFNDPEVDVVLIAANNNQHHDLVIQAARAGKDIICEKPVAMSVEELDDMVKVVEECGVNFTVHHQRRFDKDFRTMKNVFDSGTLGDVYTIKSSLYGFNGNMHDWHVYVAEGGGMLFDWGVHLLDQMLWMMPGAKIKTVFADVRNVINFEVDDYFKILMKFDNGIMAEVELGTYFLTDKMDNKWFERHWIMGGNKGTAYLDGFDPQGAIVRTNGLLQNVGGQRTMTAAGPTRSFGPPPAGKLITEPLPIADTTHENYFENYQNAHEGQEDFLVKIPETRRVLRLMEAARESARTGKSVEFE from the coding sequence ATGGAAACAATAAGAATAGGTATTATTGGCCATGGTTTCATGGGACACGAACATGAAACAATGCTTACAAAGCTTGATGGCTACAAAGTTGTTGGTATTTCAGATATTGATCCAAAGCAGCTTGAAGATGTAAAAGAAGGAATTAAGAGATATTCTAGCAATGAGGAAATGTTTAATGACCCTGAAGTTGATGTTGTATTAATTGCAGCAAACAACAATCAACATCATGATTTGGTAATTCAGGCAGCAAGAGCTGGCAAAGATATTATTTGTGAAAAGCCAGTTGCCATGAGTGTTGAAGAACTTGATGATATGGTAAAGGTAGTTGAGGAGTGTGGAGTAAACTTCACAGTTCATCATCAGAGAAGATTTGATAAAGACTTCCGTACAATGAAGAATGTTTTTGACAGCGGGACACTCGGTGATGTCTATACAATCAAGAGCAGCCTTTATGGATTCAATGGAAACATGCATGATTGGCATGTATATGTTGCAGAAGGTGGCGGAATGCTTTTTGACTGGGGCGTACATCTTTTAGATCAGATGCTTTGGATGATGCCTGGAGCAAAGATTAAAACAGTATTTGCAGATGTTAGAAACGTAATCAATTTTGAAGTAGATGATTACTTTAAAATCCTCATGAAATTTGATAATGGAATTATGGCAGAGGTTGAGCTCGGTACATATTTCCTTACAGATAAGATGGATAACAAGTGGTTTGAACGTCATTGGATTATGGGTGGAAACAAAGGTACAGCATACTTAGATGGATTTGATCCACAGGGAGCAATTGTTCGTACAAACGGACTACTTCAGAATGTAGGTGGACAGCGAACCATGACTGCAGCGGGCCCAACACGTTCATTTGGTCCACCACCAGCAGGAAAGCTTATCACAGAGCCACTTCCAATTGCTGATACAACTCATGAGAACTATTTTGAAAACTACCAGAATGCTCATGAAGGTCAGGAAGACTTCTTGGTAAAGATACCAGAAACAAGACGTGTTCTTAGACTTATGGAAGCAGCAAGAGAGTCAGCTCGTACTGGTAAATCTGTCGAATTTGAATAA